The following proteins come from a genomic window of Micromonospora zamorensis:
- a CDS encoding ATP-binding cassette domain-containing protein: MTSSTKPAIVATDLRKSYGDKVVLDGIDLMITEGTIFALLGPNGAGKTTTVQILSTLINADGGNARVFGHDLAREPNAVRELIGVTGQFSAVDNLLTGRENLSLMADLCHLDKAAGRRRIADLLDQFDLGEAAGKPVSTYSGGMRRRLDLAMTLVGEPRVIFLDEPTTGLDPRSRRAMWQIIRNLVAEGVTILLTTQYLEEADHLADRVAFLDHGRLIAEGTPRELKRLIPGGHVVLQFADQEGLDSAARAFAAATRDDAALTLQVPSDGGVGTLRSLLDQLDRASITVAGLSVHTPDLDDVFLTLTGQPDTRAGRPDHERAPAR, translated from the coding sequence ATGACCAGCTCCACGAAACCCGCAATCGTCGCCACCGACCTGCGGAAGTCCTACGGCGACAAGGTCGTGCTGGACGGCATCGACCTCATGATCACCGAGGGAACGATCTTCGCGTTGCTCGGCCCCAACGGCGCCGGCAAGACCACCACCGTGCAGATCCTCTCCACGTTGATCAACGCCGACGGCGGCAACGCCCGCGTCTTCGGCCACGACCTGGCCCGAGAGCCCAACGCCGTACGCGAACTGATCGGCGTCACCGGCCAGTTCTCCGCCGTCGACAACCTGCTCACCGGGCGGGAGAACCTGAGCCTGATGGCCGACCTGTGTCACCTGGACAAGGCGGCCGGCCGGCGACGGATCGCCGACCTGCTCGACCAGTTCGACCTGGGGGAGGCGGCGGGCAAACCGGTGTCGACGTACTCCGGCGGCATGCGCCGACGGCTCGACCTCGCGATGACCCTGGTCGGTGAGCCCCGCGTCATCTTCCTCGACGAGCCGACCACCGGCCTCGACCCGCGCAGCCGCCGGGCCATGTGGCAGATCATCCGCAACCTCGTCGCCGAGGGCGTCACCATCCTGCTCACCACGCAGTACCTGGAGGAGGCCGACCATCTCGCCGACCGCGTCGCCTTCCTCGACCACGGCCGGCTGATCGCCGAGGGCACGCCGCGCGAACTCAAGCGGCTCATCCCGGGCGGCCACGTCGTACTCCAGTTCGCCGATCAGGAAGGGCTCGACTCGGCGGCCCGCGCGTTCGCCGCCGCCACCCGCGACGACGCCGCGCTCACCCTCCAGGTGCCGAGTGACGGCGGGGTCGGGACCCTGCGGTCCCTGCTCGACCAGCTCGATCGCGCCTCCATCACCGTGGCCGGGCTCTCCGTGCACACCCCCGATCTCGACGACGTCTTCCTCACCCTCACCGGCCAGCCGGACACCCGCGCCGGCCGCCCCGACCACGAAAGGGCTCCAGCGCGATGA
- a CDS encoding FUSC family protein: protein MVAAGRRGADGGVPARAGDIAHGGLANTVARLWDRALDTVRERFRRVRAVGGLALQAGLAAALSWFVAHELLHVSQPVFAPISAVSTLAASVGQRLRRTVELILGVTVGVLIGDLLLLVIGTGWWQLSLIVVLAIMVALFLAGSAAVVIQAGATAVLIATLSPSIRDLEVPRFVDALVGGGVALLVTAVLLPLNPLRVLNRAARPALDLLAAQLDATADALAERDAARARTARSELRQNKGPLKAFVEATQGAREASTLSPVHWHQRRGPVGRYAQAAEPIDRAMRNSGTLIRRSVTLIEDREPVPEPLPRAVADLAEAVRLLKREFAAGDEPDRARKQALLAVETAGDAYREGVGFSGAVVVAQVRTTVSDLLVAIGLSQEDANRLVRRSFGGL, encoded by the coding sequence ATGGTCGCTGCCGGTCGGCGCGGAGCGGACGGTGGCGTTCCGGCACGTGCCGGGGACATCGCCCACGGCGGCCTGGCGAACACCGTGGCCCGGCTGTGGGACCGTGCGCTGGACACGGTGCGGGAGCGGTTCCGTCGGGTACGCGCCGTCGGCGGCCTCGCCCTGCAGGCCGGGCTGGCCGCGGCGCTGTCCTGGTTCGTGGCGCACGAGCTGCTGCACGTGTCGCAGCCGGTGTTCGCGCCGATCTCCGCCGTCTCGACCCTCGCCGCGTCCGTCGGTCAACGGCTGCGTCGTACCGTCGAGCTGATCCTCGGCGTCACCGTCGGGGTGCTGATCGGCGATCTGCTGCTCCTGGTGATCGGCACCGGCTGGTGGCAACTCTCCCTGATCGTCGTCCTGGCGATCATGGTCGCGTTGTTCCTCGCGGGCAGTGCCGCGGTGGTGATCCAGGCCGGGGCGACGGCGGTGCTCATCGCCACGCTCAGCCCGTCGATCCGCGATCTGGAGGTTCCCCGGTTCGTGGACGCGCTCGTCGGGGGAGGGGTGGCGCTGCTGGTCACCGCCGTGCTGCTGCCGTTGAACCCGCTGCGGGTGCTCAACCGGGCCGCGCGCCCGGCATTGGATCTCCTGGCCGCCCAGCTCGACGCCACCGCCGACGCGCTGGCCGAGCGTGATGCCGCCCGCGCGCGTACCGCCCGCAGCGAGCTGCGGCAGAACAAGGGCCCGCTGAAGGCGTTCGTCGAGGCGACCCAGGGCGCCCGGGAGGCCAGCACCCTGTCACCGGTGCACTGGCACCAGCGACGCGGGCCGGTGGGCCGCTACGCGCAGGCGGCGGAGCCGATCGACCGGGCGATGCGCAACAGCGGAACGTTGATCCGTCGCTCGGTGACTCTGATCGAGGACCGCGAACCGGTCCCGGAGCCGCTGCCGAGGGCGGTCGCCGATCTTGCCGAGGCCGTCCGGTTGCTCAAGCGGGAGTTCGCCGCGGGTGACGAGCCGGACCGGGCGCGCAAGCAGGCACTGTTGGCGGTCGAGACGGCCGGTGACGCCTACCGGGAGGGCGTCGGCTTCTCCGGTGCGGTGGTGGTGGCGCAGGTTCGTACGACGGTCAGCGACCTTCTGGTGGCCATAGGACTGAGCCAGGAAGACGCGAATCGCCTGGTCAGGCGCTCGTTCGGTGGCCTCTGA
- a CDS encoding sigma-70 family RNA polymerase sigma factor, with amino-acid sequence MPSPADRSAPASRRATAEPTVGSTTVTFARLIDEHRDELTAHCYRMLGSFHDAEDAVQETLTRAWQNQHRYEDRGTLRAWLYRIATNRCLSMIEGRGRRRELPTDLTPGAAAVAETAWLGPYPDRRSLPPEQRDPAQRVIDSEHLELAFVASLQHLPGRQRAVLLLREVLGYPAAEVADLLGTSTPAVNSALQRARRVVDALRPTESQQAELSNLGDDTVRELARRYVTAWERGDVEAILAMLTDDARYSMPPLPQWYEGRDAIRQFLLDGPLAVRWRFVPTYANGQLAFGTYLWNPEASVFTAAALDVVALRGDRIAEVVSFLTPETLPMCGLPTHLDQAEQIRSARDDEFVAPRGL; translated from the coding sequence ATCCCCTCCCCCGCCGATCGATCGGCGCCAGCGAGCAGGCGCGCGACGGCCGAGCCGACGGTAGGCTCCACGACCGTGACGTTCGCTCGGCTGATCGACGAGCACCGCGACGAGCTGACCGCCCACTGCTACCGGATGCTCGGTTCCTTCCACGACGCCGAGGACGCGGTGCAGGAGACGCTGACGCGGGCCTGGCAGAACCAGCACCGCTACGAGGATCGCGGCACTCTGCGAGCCTGGCTCTACAGGATCGCCACCAATCGGTGCCTGAGCATGATCGAGGGTCGGGGTCGCCGCCGGGAGCTGCCGACCGACCTGACCCCGGGCGCCGCCGCCGTGGCCGAAACGGCCTGGCTCGGGCCGTACCCGGACCGACGCTCCTTGCCTCCGGAACAGCGGGACCCGGCGCAGCGGGTGATCGACAGCGAGCACCTGGAGCTCGCCTTCGTCGCGTCGCTGCAACACCTGCCCGGCCGACAGCGGGCCGTGCTGCTGCTGCGGGAGGTGCTCGGCTACCCCGCCGCCGAGGTGGCCGACCTGCTCGGCACCTCCACCCCGGCGGTCAACAGCGCACTGCAACGCGCCCGACGGGTCGTGGACGCGCTGCGCCCGACCGAGAGCCAGCAGGCGGAGCTGAGCAACCTCGGCGACGACACCGTGCGCGAACTGGCACGGCGGTACGTGACCGCGTGGGAGCGCGGCGACGTCGAGGCCATCCTGGCGATGCTCACCGACGACGCCCGGTACTCGATGCCGCCGCTGCCCCAGTGGTACGAGGGCCGCGACGCCATCCGTCAGTTCCTGCTGGACGGCCCGTTAGCGGTGCGGTGGCGGTTCGTCCCGACGTACGCGAACGGGCAACTCGCCTTCGGGACGTACCTCTGGAACCCGGAAGCGTCGGTCTTCACGGCGGCGGCACTGGACGTCGTCGCGCTGCGCGGCGACCGGATCGCCGAGGTGGTGTCGTTCCTGACCCCGGAGACACTGCCCATGTGCGGTCTGCCGACCCACCTGGATCAGGCTGAACAGATTCGGTCGGCGCGCGACGATGAGTTTGTCGCTCCGCGCGGGTTGTAG
- a CDS encoding sugar ABC transporter ATP-binding protein translates to MTDSRPVLTMTGISKSFPGVRALHDVNFRLFPGEVHALMGENGAGKSTLIKVLTGVYDTDEGTITLDGEPVSFSGPMQATAAGVSTVFQEVNLCTNLSVAENIFIGREPRRLGAVHWGEVRRRARALLARLDLDLDVSAPLGSYSLAIQQMVAIARAIDIKARVLILDEPTSSLDAGEVAQLFRIMRQLRDEGIAILFVTHFLDQVYEIADRITVLRNGGLVGEYLTTELPQLSLVEKMIGKELDVLEGIEEHSRRDLAALEEGTPLVAVSNFGRGGAVEPFSLTIHAGEVVGLAGLLGSGRTEVARLLFGADRTDGGQVAVDGTASSLRTPAQAIDHGIGFCSENRRAEGIVADLSVRENMILAMQAARGWLRPIPRRRQDELVDKYVKALNIRPADPEVPVRNLSGGNQQKVLLARWLITEPRLLILDEPTRGIDIGAKTEIQKLVTQLSDGGMAVLFISAELEEVLRLSHKVAVMRDRQMVAQLANDDTLDADRIMQTIASGSHREEADR, encoded by the coding sequence ATGACGGATAGCCGTCCGGTCCTGACGATGACCGGGATCAGCAAGTCCTTCCCCGGGGTGCGCGCACTCCACGACGTCAACTTCCGGCTCTTTCCCGGCGAGGTGCACGCCCTGATGGGCGAGAACGGCGCCGGCAAGTCGACCCTCATCAAGGTGCTGACCGGTGTCTACGACACCGACGAGGGCACCATCACCCTCGACGGCGAGCCGGTCTCCTTCAGCGGGCCGATGCAGGCGACCGCCGCCGGGGTGAGCACGGTCTTCCAGGAGGTGAACCTCTGCACCAATCTCTCGGTGGCGGAGAACATCTTCATCGGCCGCGAGCCCCGGCGCCTCGGCGCCGTGCACTGGGGTGAGGTTCGCCGCCGGGCCCGGGCGCTGCTGGCCCGCCTCGACCTCGACCTCGACGTCAGCGCGCCGCTCGGCTCGTACTCCCTGGCTATCCAGCAGATGGTCGCCATCGCCCGCGCGATCGACATCAAGGCTCGGGTGCTGATCCTGGACGAGCCGACGTCCAGCCTGGACGCCGGCGAGGTGGCCCAGCTGTTCCGCATCATGCGGCAGCTGCGTGACGAGGGCATCGCGATCCTCTTCGTGACCCACTTCCTCGACCAGGTCTACGAGATCGCCGACCGCATCACGGTGTTGCGCAACGGTGGGCTCGTCGGCGAGTACCTAACCACCGAGCTGCCTCAGCTCTCCCTGGTCGAGAAGATGATCGGCAAGGAACTCGACGTCCTCGAAGGCATCGAGGAGCACTCCCGCCGGGACCTGGCCGCGCTGGAGGAGGGCACCCCACTGGTGGCGGTGTCGAACTTCGGCCGCGGTGGCGCGGTCGAGCCGTTCAGCCTCACCATCCACGCCGGCGAGGTGGTGGGTCTGGCCGGCCTGCTGGGCTCCGGGCGTACCGAGGTGGCGCGGCTGTTGTTCGGCGCCGACCGGACCGACGGCGGTCAGGTCGCGGTGGACGGCACGGCGAGCAGCCTGCGCACCCCCGCCCAGGCCATCGACCATGGCATCGGCTTTTGTTCGGAGAACCGTCGCGCGGAGGGCATCGTCGCCGACCTGTCGGTCCGCGAGAACATGATCCTCGCCATGCAGGCCGCCCGTGGCTGGTTGCGGCCCATCCCGCGTCGCCGGCAGGACGAGCTGGTCGACAAGTACGTCAAGGCACTCAACATCCGGCCGGCGGACCCGGAGGTCCCGGTCCGCAACCTCTCCGGTGGCAACCAGCAGAAGGTGCTCCTGGCCCGGTGGCTGATCACCGAGCCGCGACTGTTGATCCTCGACGAACCGACCCGGGGCATCGACATCGGCGCGAAGACCGAGATCCAGAAGCTCGTGACCCAGTTGTCCGACGGCGGCATGGCGGTGCTGTTCATCTCCGCCGAGCTGGAGGAGGTGCTGCGCCTCAGCCACAAGGTGGCCGTGATGCGGGACCGGCAGATGGTCGCGCAGCTCGCCAACGATGACACCCTGGACGCGGACCGCATCATGCAGACAATCGCCAGTGGGTCCCACCGGGAGGAGGCAGACCGATGA
- a CDS encoding ABC transporter substrate-binding protein: MRKMRTQSAPWRAAAVLASVLLVGGVAACGNSDTGGGGSKDDGKITMGFSQVGAESGWRTANTTSIKDAAAAAGIELKFDDAQQKQENQIKAIRNYIQQKVDVIAFSPVVESGWDTVLKEAKDADIPVILTDRSVDSADKSLYKTFLGSDFVKEGRLAGEWLVEQKKTASGPVNIVELQGNTGAAPANDRKKGFAEAIAANPNLKVIASQPGDFTRAGGKQVMEQFLKANPKIDVLFAHNDDMGLGALEAITAAGKVPGKDITIITVDAVKDGMQALADGKFNFIAECSPLLGPQLMDLAKKVHAGEQVAPRIETEETTFTQEQAKEALPNRKY; this comes from the coding sequence ATGAGAAAGATGCGAACGCAGTCCGCTCCGTGGCGCGCTGCCGCGGTCCTCGCCAGCGTGCTGCTCGTCGGCGGCGTGGCGGCCTGCGGCAACAGCGACACCGGCGGCGGCGGTTCCAAGGACGACGGCAAGATCACGATGGGCTTCTCCCAGGTTGGTGCGGAGAGCGGCTGGCGTACCGCGAACACCACCTCGATCAAGGATGCCGCCGCTGCGGCCGGGATCGAGCTGAAGTTCGACGACGCTCAGCAGAAGCAGGAAAACCAGATCAAGGCGATCCGCAACTACATCCAGCAGAAGGTCGACGTGATCGCCTTCTCGCCGGTGGTGGAGTCCGGGTGGGACACCGTGCTCAAGGAGGCCAAGGACGCCGACATCCCGGTCATCCTGACCGACCGCTCGGTGGACTCGGCCGACAAGAGCCTGTACAAGACCTTCCTCGGCTCGGACTTCGTCAAGGAGGGCCGGCTCGCGGGTGAGTGGCTGGTCGAGCAGAAGAAGACCGCCTCGGGCCCGGTGAACATCGTCGAGTTGCAGGGCAACACCGGCGCGGCGCCGGCGAACGACCGCAAGAAGGGCTTCGCCGAGGCCATCGCCGCCAACCCGAACCTGAAGGTCATCGCCTCCCAGCCGGGTGACTTCACCCGCGCGGGCGGCAAGCAGGTCATGGAGCAGTTCCTCAAGGCCAACCCGAAGATCGACGTGTTGTTCGCGCACAACGACGACATGGGCCTGGGCGCACTCGAGGCGATCACCGCTGCCGGCAAGGTGCCCGGCAAGGACATCACCATCATCACTGTCGACGCTGTCAAGGACGGCATGCAGGCTCTCGCCGACGGGAAGTTCAACTTCATCGCGGAGTGCAGCCCGCTGCTCGGCCCGCAGCTGATGGACCTGGCCAAGAAGGTGCACGCTGGCGAGCAGGTGGCGCCTCGGATCGAGACCGAGGAGACCACCTTCACCCAGGAGCAGGCCAAGGAAGCACTGCCCAACCGCAAGTACTGA
- a CDS encoding ABC transporter permease: MSTLSLAVRDSSTMLRRNLLHMRRYPSMTLLLVGVPVITLLLFVYVFGGTLGAGLGPTGDRSQYANYVTPGILLITVASAAQGTAISVAMDMTEGIIARFRTMAIFRPSVLTGHVLGSLVQTLLSLAAVTGVALLVGFRPTANPVEWLAAIGVLSMITFALAWLSVALGLVSDSVETASNLPMPLILLPFLGSGFVPTDSMPTAVRWFADYQPFTPVMETLRGLLLGTGIGANGIIAVIWCVVISALSFLWAKTLYNRSRAT; this comes from the coding sequence ATGAGCACCCTCTCCCTCGCCGTCCGTGACTCGAGCACGATGCTGCGGCGCAACCTCCTGCACATGCGGCGCTACCCGTCGATGACCCTGCTGCTCGTCGGCGTCCCGGTCATCACCCTGCTGCTCTTCGTCTACGTCTTCGGTGGCACGCTCGGCGCCGGCCTCGGGCCGACCGGCGACCGTTCCCAGTACGCCAACTACGTCACGCCGGGCATCCTGCTCATCACCGTGGCCAGCGCGGCGCAGGGCACCGCCATCTCGGTCGCGATGGACATGACCGAGGGCATCATCGCCCGGTTCCGAACGATGGCGATCTTCCGACCGTCGGTCCTCACCGGACACGTCCTGGGCAGCCTGGTCCAGACCCTGCTCAGCCTCGCGGCCGTCACCGGTGTGGCGCTGCTCGTCGGGTTCCGGCCCACGGCCAACCCGGTCGAGTGGCTCGCCGCCATCGGCGTCCTCTCCATGATCACCTTTGCGCTGGCCTGGCTGTCGGTCGCCCTCGGCCTGGTCAGCGACAGTGTCGAGACGGCCAGCAACCTGCCCATGCCACTGATCCTCCTGCCGTTCCTCGGCAGCGGGTTCGTCCCCACCGACTCCATGCCCACAGCGGTCCGGTGGTTCGCCGACTACCAGCCCTTCACGCCCGTCATGGAAACCCTCCGCGGCCTGCTCCTCGGCACCGGGATCGGCGCCAACGGGATCATCGCGGTGATCTGGTGCGTCGTCATCAGCGCGCTCTCCTTCCTCTGGGCCAAGACCCTCTACAACCGCAGTCGAGCGACCTGA
- a CDS encoding L-ribulose-5-phosphate 4-epimerase, with protein MSTEVTGQIRELRETVARLHSELTRYGLVAWTSGNVSARVPGQDLLVIKPSGVSYDDLTADNMVVCDLDGALVEGDFAPSSDTAAHAYVYRAMPEVGGVVHTHSSYATAWAACGEAIPCHLTAQADEFGGEIPIGPFALIGGDDIGKGIVATLAGHRSPAVLMQNHGVFTIGRDARAAVKAAVMCEDVARTAHLARALGQPVPMAQADIDALYDRYQNVYGQQPVAPAGS; from the coding sequence ATGAGCACTGAGGTGACCGGACAGATCCGTGAGCTGCGCGAGACGGTCGCACGCCTGCACTCCGAGCTGACCCGGTACGGCCTGGTCGCCTGGACGTCCGGCAACGTCTCCGCGCGGGTTCCCGGCCAGGACCTCCTGGTGATCAAGCCGAGCGGCGTCAGCTACGACGACCTCACCGCGGACAACATGGTGGTGTGTGACCTCGACGGCGCTCTCGTCGAGGGCGACTTCGCCCCGTCCAGTGACACCGCCGCGCACGCCTACGTCTACCGGGCCATGCCCGAGGTCGGTGGGGTCGTGCACACGCACAGCTCGTACGCCACCGCCTGGGCCGCCTGCGGCGAGGCGATCCCGTGCCACCTCACCGCCCAGGCCGACGAGTTCGGCGGGGAGATCCCGATCGGCCCGTTCGCTCTGATCGGCGGTGACGACATCGGCAAGGGCATCGTCGCCACGCTGGCCGGTCACCGCTCGCCTGCGGTGCTGATGCAGAACCACGGCGTCTTCACCATCGGGCGCGACGCCCGCGCCGCGGTCAAGGCCGCGGTCATGTGCGAGGACGTGGCCCGTACCGCGCATCTGGCCCGCGCACTGGGGCAGCCCGTGCCGATGGCGCAGGCAGACATCGATGCTCTTTATGACCGTTACCAGAACGTCTACGGTCAACAACCAGTCGCACCCGCGGGTTCCTGA
- a CDS encoding DUF4097 family beta strand repeat-containing protein, with translation MPVFETPEPISVQIELPVGDVWISATDRTDTVVTVRPRDPSSRADVSTAEQCTVEYAAGKLLIRVSKSWRRYGFGPGPSVDVLIELPTGSRVHAESSWAAFRCEGRLGECRIKTGSGIRLDETGPLDIDSSHGEVAVERVAGDARVKASSGKVRIGAVDGTAEIKNSSGDCWIGRSGGDVRVNTAYGDITLDTSTASVTARTAYGNLRLGEVARGSIDLNTSYGAIEVGIRRGTAAWLDVSSKHGRVHNALETTDSPAQTDETVEVRANTAYGDIMIRRA, from the coding sequence ATGCCTGTTTTCGAAACGCCAGAGCCCATCTCCGTCCAGATCGAGCTGCCCGTCGGGGATGTCTGGATCAGCGCGACCGACCGCACCGACACGGTGGTGACGGTGCGGCCCCGCGACCCGTCGAGCAGGGCCGACGTGAGCACCGCCGAACAGTGCACCGTCGAGTACGCCGCCGGAAAACTGCTGATCAGGGTGTCGAAGAGTTGGCGCCGCTACGGCTTCGGCCCCGGCCCGTCGGTCGACGTCCTGATCGAGTTGCCGACCGGGTCGCGGGTGCACGCAGAGTCGTCGTGGGCGGCATTCCGCTGCGAGGGCCGGCTCGGCGAGTGCCGGATCAAGACCGGAAGTGGGATCCGGCTCGACGAGACCGGCCCGCTGGACATCGACAGCAGCCACGGTGAGGTCGCCGTGGAGCGCGTCGCCGGTGACGCCCGGGTGAAGGCCTCGTCCGGCAAGGTGCGCATCGGTGCGGTCGACGGCACCGCCGAGATCAAGAACTCCTCCGGCGACTGCTGGATCGGCCGCAGCGGCGGCGACGTCAGGGTCAACACCGCCTACGGCGACATCACCCTCGACACGTCGACGGCCTCGGTGACGGCACGCACCGCCTACGGCAACCTCCGGCTGGGCGAGGTCGCACGGGGATCGATCGACCTGAACACCTCGTACGGGGCCATCGAGGTCGGCATCCGTCGCGGGACTGCCGCCTGGCTCGACGTCAGCTCCAAGCACGGCCGCGTACACAACGCCCTGGAAACCACCGACAGCCCGGCGCAGACCGACGAGACGGTCGAGGTCCGGGCGAACACCGCCTACGGCGACATCATGATCCGCCGCGCCTGA
- a CDS encoding YybH family protein, whose protein sequence is MADDETQIRELIERWAQAVHAGDLPGVLARHSADIVMYDVPPPHEGVRGIEAYERTWPDFFRWQASGAVFELTSLDITAGDTVAYANALLRCGTPEDLARRPELLLRLTLGLRKENGSWVVAHEHHSFADDSGADDRETSEREVRSLHERWYEATEAKDLDGIMEPVAATVVSYEHELPLEYVGRDEVREVCANGLDVSTGTVTWTVPDLAVIARDDLAVSWGLNRMTAQQPDGTTIVSWSRGTRVFQRAGRGWEMIHQHVSFPFDPDTGQARTDLTPDREH, encoded by the coding sequence ATGGCCGACGACGAGACACAAATCCGCGAGTTGATCGAGCGGTGGGCGCAGGCGGTCCATGCCGGTGACCTGCCCGGCGTCCTCGCCCGCCACTCCGCGGACATCGTCATGTACGACGTACCCCCGCCGCATGAGGGGGTCCGGGGCATCGAGGCGTACGAGCGGACCTGGCCCGACTTCTTCCGGTGGCAGGCGTCGGGGGCCGTCTTCGAGCTGACCAGCCTCGACATCACCGCCGGCGACACCGTCGCCTACGCCAACGCGCTGCTGCGCTGCGGCACCCCCGAGGACCTCGCCAGGCGGCCCGAGCTCCTGCTGCGCCTGACTCTCGGGCTGCGCAAGGAGAACGGCTCGTGGGTCGTGGCGCACGAGCACCACTCGTTCGCCGACGACAGCGGCGCCGACGACCGCGAGACCTCCGAGCGGGAGGTGCGGTCACTGCACGAGCGCTGGTACGAGGCCACCGAGGCGAAGGACCTCGACGGGATCATGGAGCCTGTCGCCGCGACCGTCGTGTCGTACGAGCACGAACTGCCGCTGGAGTACGTCGGCCGCGACGAGGTTCGCGAGGTCTGCGCCAACGGCCTCGACGTCAGCACCGGCACCGTCACCTGGACGGTTCCGGACCTGGCGGTCATCGCCCGCGACGACCTGGCCGTGTCGTGGGGCCTCAACCGGATGACCGCGCAGCAGCCGGACGGCACCACGATCGTGAGCTGGTCCCGGGGCACCCGCGTCTTCCAGCGGGCCGGTCGGGGCTGGGAGATGATCCACCAGCACGTGTCGTTCCCCTTCGACCCGGACACCGGGCAGGCGAGGACGGACCTGACACCCGACCGGGAGCACTGA
- the araB gene encoding ribulokinase, translating to MNRVDGAGDRYVVGVDYGTLSGRALVVRVGDGAELGTAVHEYGDAVISTALPGGRPLPPDWALQNPEDYRDVLRYAVPAAVSAAGVDPAAIVGIGIDFTACTVLPTTADGIPLCEDPELRDRPHAWVKLWKHHAAQTHADRINALAHERAEPWIGRYGGKISAEWQYAKGLQMLEEDPEVYHRAERFIEAADWIVWQLCGAETRNVCTAGYKGILQDGQYPSEDFLTALNPGFGDFVTKLDGPLLPLGARAGSLTARAAAWTGLPEGIAVAVGNVDAHVTAASAQAVEPGRLVAIMGTSTCHVVNGAQVAEVAGMCGVVDGGISPGAWGYEAGQSGVGDIFGWFVEHAAPAGVDSHERLTELAASQPVGAHGLIALDWWNGNRSLLVNHDLSGMIVGMTLATRPQDIYRALLESTAYGTRMIIEAFVEAGVAVNDLVIAGGLTNNALLMQIYADVTKRPLNIIASTQGPALGSAIHAAVAAGEFPSVHEASQAMGRVHEAVYRPDPERARAYDALYAEYRTLHDHFGRGGNDVMLRLRAIRNAAAGTAAAAPEAALEVVA from the coding sequence ATGAACCGTGTGGACGGAGCAGGCGACCGCTATGTCGTCGGTGTCGACTACGGCACCCTGTCCGGGCGCGCTCTGGTGGTCCGTGTCGGTGATGGTGCCGAGTTGGGGACCGCGGTGCACGAGTACGGCGACGCAGTGATCAGCACGGCGCTTCCGGGAGGTCGACCGCTTCCCCCGGACTGGGCCCTGCAGAACCCGGAGGACTACCGCGACGTGTTGCGGTACGCCGTCCCGGCGGCGGTGTCCGCCGCAGGGGTGGATCCGGCCGCGATCGTCGGCATCGGCATCGACTTCACCGCCTGCACGGTGCTGCCGACGACCGCCGACGGCATCCCGCTCTGCGAGGATCCCGAGCTGCGCGACCGGCCGCACGCCTGGGTCAAGCTGTGGAAGCACCACGCGGCGCAGACGCACGCCGACCGGATCAACGCGCTGGCCCACGAGCGGGCCGAGCCGTGGATCGGCCGGTACGGCGGCAAGATCTCCGCCGAGTGGCAGTACGCCAAGGGGCTCCAGATGCTCGAGGAGGACCCCGAGGTCTACCACCGCGCCGAGCGCTTCATCGAGGCGGCCGACTGGATCGTCTGGCAGCTCTGCGGCGCCGAGACCCGCAACGTCTGCACGGCCGGTTACAAGGGCATCCTTCAGGACGGCCAGTACCCCAGTGAGGACTTCCTGACCGCGCTCAATCCCGGGTTCGGCGACTTCGTGACCAAGCTGGACGGTCCGTTGCTGCCCCTGGGCGCCCGGGCCGGCTCGCTCACCGCGCGGGCCGCCGCCTGGACCGGCCTGCCGGAGGGGATCGCGGTCGCCGTCGGCAACGTCGACGCGCACGTCACCGCGGCGTCCGCGCAGGCCGTGGAGCCCGGCCGGCTCGTCGCCATCATGGGCACCTCGACCTGTCACGTGGTCAACGGCGCCCAGGTCGCCGAGGTGGCCGGGATGTGCGGTGTCGTGGACGGCGGCATCAGCCCCGGCGCGTGGGGTTACGAGGCCGGGCAGAGCGGTGTCGGCGACATCTTCGGCTGGTTCGTCGAGCACGCGGCTCCGGCCGGCGTCGACTCGCACGAACGCCTCACCGAGCTGGCCGCGAGCCAGCCGGTCGGCGCGCACGGTCTGATCGCCCTGGACTGGTGGAACGGCAACCGTTCACTGCTGGTCAACCACGACCTCAGCGGGATGATCGTCGGAATGACCCTGGCCACCCGGCCGCAGGACATCTACCGGGCGCTGCTGGAATCCACCGCGTACGGCACTCGGATGATCATCGAGGCGTTCGTTGAGGCCGGAGTCGCGGTGAACGACCTCGTGATCGCCGGCGGCCTCACCAACAACGCGCTGCTGATGCAGATCTACGCCGACGTGACCAAGCGGCCACTGAACATCATCGCCTCGACGCAGGGGCCGGCGCTGGGATCGGCGATCCACGCCGCCGTGGCAGCTGGCGAGTTCCCCTCGGTCCACGAGGCGTCGCAGGCGATGGGTCGGGTGCACGAGGCTGTGTACCGACCGGATCCCGAGCGGGCGCGTGCCTACGACGCCCTCTACGCCGAGTACCGGACGCTGCACGACCACTTCGGTCGCGGCGGCAACGACGTCATGCTGCGCCTGCGGGCTATCCGCAACGCGGCAGCCGGAACCGCTGCGGCCGCACCCGAGGCCGCGTTGGAGGTGGTCGCATGA